The Sorangiineae bacterium MSr11367 genome window below encodes:
- a CDS encoding DUF1501 domain-containing protein, whose amino-acid sequence MKRHFERHPFETSRTDTLRLGRRALVGGLAGTLGALLLSRRARGDAATPSEPHFFMQVLVQGGLDAAYSFDALPLEMTAAGLQQNYIGAEPAPWEGADGTRTLVAAPTQALRPFLQDLAIVNGVLTSVAFDGHGQNRNLLLTGNPFGGVPAMSRLNTETPIDYVQVGAFVADVRDARFVPLNAETAAALQATLSSSGKDTPDFDAHLQARCSQAASSGANRFSNGARVLGGAAAQSVSLAERIRALQLPAIGALAEPDFDVALDRNLAMIGEFFRHGITKSCLLDITGDMRFDTHSADEAKNQAPMYEAAAKRFARVLAYLKKTPFDERRTLLDVTTVMFASEFGRTMRRVGYPVDDTGTDHNTLASTILLAGRGIAAGRVFGGTDFRTPTEELSSAHLSLDPSRIKRMGLPIDFATGRSTDAKPAQYESGTYLGLASVVNALYSLFGVDRQFFWEAARNEAAPTFNALLKR is encoded by the coding sequence ATGAAACGCCATTTCGAACGACATCCTTTCGAGACGAGCCGTACGGATACACTGCGACTCGGCCGCCGCGCGCTGGTCGGCGGCCTTGCAGGTACGCTCGGCGCACTTCTGCTGTCGCGCCGCGCACGCGGCGACGCCGCCACACCGAGCGAGCCCCATTTCTTCATGCAGGTGCTCGTCCAGGGTGGCTTGGACGCGGCCTATTCGTTCGACGCCCTCCCGCTCGAGATGACCGCGGCCGGCTTGCAACAGAACTACATCGGTGCGGAGCCCGCGCCCTGGGAAGGTGCGGATGGCACGCGGACCTTGGTGGCGGCGCCTACGCAGGCGCTTCGGCCGTTCCTGCAGGATCTCGCCATCGTCAACGGTGTTCTGACCAGCGTTGCGTTCGACGGCCACGGGCAGAATCGTAATCTGCTCCTTACAGGCAATCCATTTGGCGGAGTACCCGCCATGTCTCGATTGAATACCGAAACACCCATCGACTACGTGCAAGTGGGGGCGTTTGTCGCGGACGTTCGAGACGCTCGCTTCGTCCCGCTGAACGCAGAGACGGCTGCGGCACTCCAGGCCACGTTGTCGTCATCCGGAAAAGATACTCCCGACTTCGATGCGCATCTCCAGGCACGCTGTTCGCAGGCCGCATCGTCCGGAGCGAATCGCTTTTCCAATGGAGCCAGGGTCCTCGGAGGTGCAGCGGCACAGAGCGTGTCCCTGGCAGAGCGCATTCGCGCACTTCAGTTGCCGGCGATCGGTGCGCTCGCGGAACCCGATTTCGATGTGGCGTTGGATCGAAATCTCGCCATGATCGGAGAATTCTTTCGGCACGGGATTACCAAGTCGTGCCTACTCGACATAACCGGCGACATGCGCTTCGATACCCACTCGGCCGATGAAGCCAAAAATCAAGCCCCGATGTACGAGGCCGCCGCCAAACGTTTCGCCCGCGTTCTCGCCTATTTGAAGAAGACGCCGTTCGACGAACGCCGAACATTGCTCGACGTGACCACCGTCATGTTTGCCTCCGAGTTCGGACGTACGATGCGGCGTGTCGGGTATCCCGTCGACGATACGGGAACGGATCACAATACACTGGCCAGCACGATCCTTCTCGCTGGAAGGGGCATCGCTGCGGGCAGGGTGTTCGGCGGCACGGACTTTCGGACGCCGACCGAGGAGCTTTCGAGTGCCCACCTATCTCTTGACCCCTCCCGCATCAAACGAATGGGCCTGCCGATCGACTTCGCCACGGGCCGCTCCACCGATGCCAAACCGGCGCAATACGAGTCGGGTACCTACCTGGGACTCGCTTCCGTCGTCAACGCGCTCTACTCACTTTTTGGAGTCGACCGCCAGTTCTTCTGGGAGGCCGCACGCAACGAAGCCGCGCCGACGTTCAACGCACTCTTGAAGCGCTAA
- a CDS encoding helix-turn-helix transcriptional regulator: MIWSPHSRIRPLFEGGDLLVGEWHCWGVEKRWFKEVPVYAELDLPRDGMHLRAVGRKQHVIHPATAAFSAAHADYTRASPTSNPATSTLIFVRGELAEALPRNTMSSHPISSEVATLHVRLLRATDPVAVEEAALAILQRVLVTSSEPAPRTARDVPPSWRRLADELQHVIATRYGERLTLERLATLCKTSPFHASRVFRTVTGETIHGYLTRVRLRVALFELRRGAGRLTDIALATGFSSHSHFTSAFRTEFGYAPSTLAR; encoded by the coding sequence ATGATCTGGTCACCGCACTCCCGCATCCGTCCGCTCTTCGAGGGGGGCGATCTTCTGGTTGGCGAGTGGCACTGCTGGGGCGTGGAAAAGCGCTGGTTCAAGGAGGTGCCCGTTTACGCCGAGCTCGATCTGCCGCGCGACGGCATGCACTTACGCGCCGTGGGGCGAAAGCAGCACGTGATCCACCCTGCGACGGCCGCCTTTTCTGCCGCCCATGCGGATTACACGCGCGCATCGCCCACGAGCAACCCCGCCACGAGCACCTTGATTTTCGTTCGGGGCGAGCTCGCGGAGGCCCTCCCGCGCAACACCATGTCCTCGCACCCGATCTCGTCCGAGGTGGCCACGTTGCACGTCCGACTTCTGCGCGCGACCGATCCCGTGGCCGTCGAAGAGGCCGCCCTGGCCATCCTCCAGCGCGTCCTCGTCACCTCGAGCGAGCCGGCTCCGCGTACCGCGCGAGACGTCCCGCCCTCGTGGCGCAGGCTTGCCGACGAGTTGCAGCACGTCATCGCCACGCGCTACGGCGAACGTCTCACCCTCGAGCGCCTCGCCACGCTGTGCAAGACATCACCGTTCCACGCGAGCCGCGTCTTTCGCACGGTCACCGGCGAAACGATCCACGGTTACCTCACGCGCGTGCGCCTGCGCGTCGCCCTGTTCGAGCTGCGGCGCGGCGCGGGCCGCCTCACGGACATTGCGCTCGCCACGGGATTCTCCTCGCATAGTCACTTCACGAGCGCCTTTCGCACGGAGTTCGGCTACGCCCCGTCGACGTTGGCGCGCTAA
- a CDS encoding FAD-binding protein gives MDVLHAPAIPREVVARFEAIVGARHCISDPEQLRTYECDGLTSFRARPGLVVLPGTTAEVVEIVKLARAEGLPIVPRGSGTGLSGGALPVPNGILLGLSRMKRILEIDFDNQWMRVEPGVINLDISKRLAPQGYYYAPDPSSQQVCTIGGNVAENSGGAHCLKYGFTTNHVLGAKVILADGSLVELGGPVLDAPGYDLRGALVGSEGTLCVVVEVVLRILRKPEATRTFLATFPTTGEAGNAVSLIIAAGIVPAAIEMMDRLAIVAIKAATGVDWPDVGAALLMDVDGPTAEVEHTAAEATRLAREAGALEIRVPRDAAERDGMWRGRKSAFAAMGRISPNYVVQDGVIPRSEIAPVLREIERLSASSGLRIANVFHAGDGNLHPLVLYDAAVPGQEKLAEETAGEILKICVRTGGSITGEHGVGADKAPYMVEMFSEDDLETMNMVRCAFDPEVRMNPGKVFPTPRLCGDKPGKYVPHETEISGLAGRG, from the coding sequence GTGGATGTCCTGCATGCGCCTGCGATTCCGCGCGAGGTCGTCGCCCGTTTCGAGGCGATTGTCGGCGCCCGCCACTGCATTTCCGACCCCGAGCAGCTGCGCACCTACGAGTGCGATGGCCTGACCAGCTTTCGTGCGCGGCCCGGTCTGGTGGTGCTCCCGGGCACCACCGCCGAGGTGGTCGAGATCGTCAAACTCGCCCGCGCCGAAGGGCTGCCCATCGTTCCGCGGGGCTCGGGAACCGGGCTCTCCGGCGGCGCCCTGCCGGTGCCCAACGGCATTCTGCTGGGGCTCTCGCGCATGAAGCGCATCCTGGAAATCGACTTCGACAACCAATGGATGCGGGTCGAGCCAGGGGTCATCAACCTGGATATCTCCAAGCGCCTCGCGCCGCAGGGCTACTATTACGCGCCCGATCCGTCGTCGCAGCAGGTGTGCACCATCGGCGGCAATGTCGCGGAGAATTCCGGCGGCGCCCACTGTTTGAAATACGGTTTCACCACGAACCACGTGCTCGGCGCCAAGGTGATTCTCGCCGATGGCAGCCTCGTCGAACTCGGAGGTCCCGTGCTCGACGCTCCCGGCTACGACTTGCGCGGCGCGCTGGTGGGCAGCGAAGGGACGCTCTGCGTGGTGGTCGAGGTGGTGCTCCGCATCCTGCGCAAGCCCGAGGCCACGCGCACCTTTTTGGCGACCTTTCCCACCACCGGCGAAGCGGGGAATGCCGTATCGCTCATCATTGCCGCAGGCATCGTCCCTGCGGCCATCGAGATGATGGACCGCTTGGCCATCGTGGCCATCAAGGCTGCCACCGGCGTCGACTGGCCCGACGTAGGCGCGGCGTTGTTGATGGACGTCGACGGCCCCACCGCCGAGGTCGAGCACACCGCGGCCGAGGCCACGCGCCTTGCACGCGAGGCGGGCGCGCTCGAGATCCGTGTGCCGCGCGATGCCGCCGAGCGCGATGGGATGTGGCGCGGCCGCAAGAGCGCCTTTGCCGCGATGGGGCGCATCAGCCCGAACTACGTGGTGCAGGACGGGGTGATTCCGCGCTCGGAAATCGCGCCGGTGCTGCGCGAGATCGAGCGGCTCTCGGCGTCGTCGGGGCTGCGCATCGCCAACGTCTTCCACGCGGGCGATGGGAATTTGCACCCGCTGGTGCTCTACGACGCGGCGGTGCCCGGGCAGGAGAAGCTCGCCGAGGAGACGGCGGGCGAGATCCTCAAGATATGCGTGCGCACGGGGGGATCCATCACCGGCGAGCATGGCGTCGGCGCGGACAAGGCGCCGTACATGGTCGAGATGTTCTCCGAGGACGATCTGGAAACGATGAACATGGTGCGCTGCGCCTTCGATCCCGAGGTGCGCATGAACCCCGGCAAAGTCTTTCCCACGCCGCGTCTCTGCGGGGACAAGCCGGGCAAGTACGTCCCGCATGAAACGGAGATCTCGGGACTCGCGGGGCGCGGCTGA
- a CDS encoding FAD-binding oxidoreductase codes for MATVLEARVERTPANADECAQAMSECARERWRVGFVGGATELSLGNPPSGLDAVIRTRGMARVLEYAPSDMVITVEAGVTLAEVHAVVGAERQMLALDAPHPDRATLGGVIATGAFGPRRARYGAVRDLIIGVTLVRADGVVARGGGKVVKNVAGFDLPKVVCGSLGTLGLVATATFRLHPLPDAAATVVFPGLSAEAVVSQVERLRQAQLEPTSVVALGKHPLPASPGGGGGLDLGVRFEGFERAIAHQVERACGLGAERLSDEAAVAFWARHDQSRMQGALRIKVATLPSRLVALLKALEPLMDALRGGAFVGYASLGLGFVSGDVADAPAVIAALRTAREALVSVSGAAGSLVVEEAPADVRAGIDPWGPAAAGSLAVMGELKQRFDPERRLNPGRFIGGL; via the coding sequence ATGGCCACCGTTCTGGAGGCCCGTGTGGAGCGCACGCCGGCAAATGCCGACGAGTGCGCGCAGGCGATGTCCGAGTGCGCGCGCGAGCGATGGCGCGTCGGCTTCGTGGGCGGCGCAACGGAGCTTTCGCTGGGGAACCCGCCGTCGGGGCTCGATGCGGTGATTCGCACGCGCGGCATGGCGCGCGTGCTCGAGTATGCGCCGTCCGACATGGTCATCACCGTCGAGGCGGGGGTCACGCTCGCGGAGGTGCACGCGGTGGTGGGCGCCGAGCGGCAGATGCTGGCGCTCGATGCACCGCACCCCGATCGGGCGACGCTCGGCGGCGTGATTGCGACGGGCGCCTTCGGGCCGCGGCGCGCGCGTTACGGGGCGGTGCGCGATCTCATCATCGGCGTTACCTTGGTGCGTGCCGACGGCGTCGTGGCACGGGGTGGTGGCAAGGTCGTCAAGAACGTCGCGGGCTTCGATCTGCCGAAGGTCGTCTGTGGTTCGCTGGGGACGTTGGGGCTCGTTGCTACAGCAACGTTTCGCCTGCACCCATTGCCCGATGCGGCGGCGACGGTGGTGTTTCCTGGTCTCTCGGCGGAAGCGGTGGTGTCGCAGGTGGAGCGACTGCGGCAGGCGCAGCTCGAGCCGACCAGCGTGGTGGCACTTGGGAAGCACCCCCTCCCAGCCTCCCCCGGAGGGGGAGGGGGCCTTGACTTGGGGGTGCGATTCGAGGGGTTCGAGCGGGCGATCGCTCATCAGGTGGAGCGGGCGTGCGGGCTGGGTGCAGAGCGGCTCTCGGACGAGGCTGCGGTGGCCTTTTGGGCGCGGCATGACCAGTCGCGCATGCAGGGGGCGTTGCGCATCAAAGTGGCCACGTTGCCGTCGCGGCTCGTCGCGCTGCTGAAGGCGCTGGAGCCGTTGATGGACGCGCTTCGGGGCGGGGCGTTCGTGGGCTATGCGAGCCTCGGACTCGGCTTCGTCTCGGGGGACGTCGCCGATGCGCCGGCCGTGATCGCCGCATTGCGCACGGCGCGTGAGGCGTTGGTCTCGGTGTCGGGGGCGGCGGGTTCGCTCGTCGTCGAGGAGGCGCCGGCGGACGTGCGTGCGGGCATCGATCCGTGGGGGCCGGCCGCAGCGGGATCGCTCGCGGTGATGGGCGAGCTCAAACAGCGCTTCGATCCCGAGCGGCGTCTCAACCCGGGTCGTTTCATCGGAGGCCTCTGA
- a CDS encoding 4Fe-4S dicluster domain-containing protein encodes MAERKLIDDCVHCGFCLPTCPTYQSWGEEMDSPRGRIYLMKSLTEGNELSPTVVRHFDQCLGCMACVTACPSGVKYDALIEQTRAEVERSPARTASERWFRGMIFALFPHPSRLKVLVLFQLLYVKTGLRWLVHKLGILRLLPARWRNLETLMPAVSPHQLLARLPSFTAAQGTRRAKVALLPGCVQRVYFPDVNEATVRVLTAEGCDVVIPDDLRCCGALSVHAGRADEARDFARAAIEVLERAEVDTVVVNAAGCGSSMKEWGRLLAGDPAWAARAEAMAHKVKDVTELLSQLGAVAPRHPLPFKKIAYHDACHLAHAQRIREQPRALLRAIPGVEITEIADSDQCCGSAGIYNLVEPESARVIGERKVDNVLAAAPELLVSANPGCTLQIRMLLRERGQDVQTAHPIELLDASIRGTTLRG; translated from the coding sequence ATGGCGGAGCGAAAGCTCATCGACGACTGCGTCCACTGCGGTTTCTGCCTCCCCACGTGCCCCACGTACCAATCGTGGGGCGAGGAGATGGACTCACCGCGCGGGCGCATCTACCTCATGAAATCGCTCACCGAGGGCAATGAGCTCTCACCCACGGTGGTGCGCCATTTCGATCAATGCCTCGGGTGCATGGCCTGCGTGACGGCGTGTCCTTCGGGCGTGAAGTACGATGCCCTCATCGAGCAGACGCGCGCCGAGGTGGAGCGCTCCCCGGCGCGCACGGCGTCGGAGCGATGGTTTCGCGGGATGATCTTCGCGCTCTTCCCGCACCCGAGTCGCCTCAAGGTGCTCGTCCTCTTTCAGCTCCTCTACGTCAAAACCGGTTTGCGCTGGCTGGTCCACAAGCTGGGCATCTTGCGTCTTCTGCCCGCGCGATGGCGCAACCTGGAGACCTTGATGCCTGCGGTCTCGCCGCATCAACTGCTCGCGCGCCTTCCTTCGTTCACGGCCGCGCAGGGGACGCGGCGCGCGAAGGTGGCGCTGCTGCCCGGCTGCGTGCAGCGCGTCTATTTCCCCGACGTCAACGAGGCCACGGTGCGCGTGCTCACCGCGGAAGGATGCGACGTCGTCATTCCTGACGATCTGCGCTGCTGCGGTGCCCTCTCGGTGCATGCCGGACGCGCCGACGAAGCGCGCGATTTTGCACGCGCCGCCATCGAGGTGTTGGAGCGCGCCGAGGTCGACACCGTGGTGGTGAACGCGGCCGGATGCGGCTCGTCGATGAAAGAGTGGGGCCGCTTGCTCGCGGGCGATCCCGCCTGGGCCGCGCGCGCCGAGGCCATGGCGCACAAGGTGAAGGACGTCACCGAGCTTCTTTCCCAATTGGGGGCCGTGGCACCGCGTCATCCTTTGCCCTTCAAGAAAATCGCCTACCACGATGCCTGCCATCTCGCGCACGCGCAGCGCATTCGCGAGCAACCGCGCGCGCTTTTGCGGGCGATTCCCGGTGTGGAGATCACCGAAATTGCCGATTCGGATCAATGCTGCGGCAGCGCCGGCATTTACAATTTGGTCGAGCCGGAGAGCGCGCGCGTCATTGGAGAGCGCAAGGTCGACAATGTTCTCGCTGCGGCCCCCGAGCTCCTGGTGAGCGCCAATCCGGGTTGCACCTTGCAGATACGCATGCTCCTTCGCGAGCGCGGGCAAGACGTGCAGACGGCGCACCCCATCGAGCTTCTCGACGCATCCATTCGCGGTACGACCTTGCGCGGGTGA
- a CDS encoding amino acid permease, with protein MKAVSGARGESALKRDLGPFLATFIVVNAIIGTGIFKTPATVARQAGSLPAALFVWIAGGLISLAGALSLAELAASMPRTGGIYEILRRGYGPGVAFLVGWTKLVLLIPSAVGSFARLAAEATTSLLGLAPDPEREGRVAALFLVASIVANLFGVRQSAVQQAVITFAKYLGVLLIGVLGCLLSARAGVDSLPLAHPLPYATEPTALGIFGAMVSVMWAYEGWADLSSLGGEVREPGRTLPRALVAGTCLIVAVYLFAVAGYANILGLEGLRRSGTGGEMAATNLATLTLGPGGRRAVAALVLISCVGGCMSTLLTAPRLLIPLATDGLFPRVLGTVSSRGVPWVAVILGGFLGLLFVSFRSFEQLTDAFVFGFYPFYGAAVAALFVLRRREPDLPRPFRVPFYPITPIVFVLGALAVLLGSLGDADENALFSLLLVSVGIPIYFVWSKVSARRLSSLNPNQPQ; from the coding sequence GTGAAGGCTGTTTCGGGGGCGCGCGGCGAATCGGCGCTCAAACGGGATCTCGGGCCGTTTTTGGCGACGTTCATCGTGGTGAATGCCATCATCGGTACGGGAATTTTCAAGACCCCCGCCACGGTGGCGCGCCAGGCTGGTTCTTTGCCCGCCGCCTTGTTCGTATGGATCGCGGGCGGATTGATCTCGCTCGCGGGGGCGCTGTCGTTGGCCGAGCTTGCGGCATCGATGCCGCGCACGGGCGGGATCTACGAGATCCTACGCCGGGGATACGGGCCCGGGGTAGCGTTCCTGGTGGGGTGGACGAAGTTGGTTCTGCTGATCCCGAGCGCGGTCGGAAGCTTTGCGCGGCTCGCGGCGGAGGCCACGACGTCGCTTCTCGGGCTCGCGCCCGATCCCGAGCGGGAAGGGCGGGTGGCCGCGCTTTTTCTGGTGGCGAGCATCGTGGCCAATCTGTTCGGCGTTCGCCAGAGCGCCGTGCAGCAGGCGGTGATCACCTTTGCCAAGTACCTCGGCGTGCTGCTCATCGGGGTGCTCGGGTGTTTGCTCTCGGCGCGCGCGGGTGTCGATTCTCTTCCGCTCGCGCACCCGTTGCCTTACGCCACCGAGCCCACCGCGTTGGGCATTTTCGGTGCGATGGTTTCCGTGATGTGGGCCTACGAGGGCTGGGCCGATCTGTCCTCGCTTGGCGGCGAGGTGCGCGAGCCGGGGCGCACGTTGCCGCGGGCGTTGGTGGCGGGCACGTGCCTCATCGTGGCGGTCTACCTCTTTGCCGTTGCAGGGTACGCGAACATCCTCGGGCTCGAGGGACTGCGCCGTTCGGGCACCGGCGGTGAGATGGCCGCCACCAACCTTGCGACCCTGACGTTGGGGCCGGGTGGCCGGCGCGCCGTGGCGGCGCTCGTGCTCATCTCGTGTGTCGGTGGTTGCATGAGCACCTTGCTCACCGCGCCGCGCCTCCTGATTCCGCTGGCCACCGACGGGCTTTTTCCTCGGGTGCTGGGCACCGTTTCGAGCCGGGGCGTCCCGTGGGTCGCGGTGATCCTGGGCGGATTTTTGGGCCTGCTGTTCGTGTCGTTCCGCTCGTTCGAGCAGCTCACCGACGCGTTCGTGTTCGGGTTCTATCCCTTTTATGGTGCCGCGGTGGCCGCCCTCTTCGTGCTTCGCCGTCGCGAGCCCGATCTGCCGCGCCCCTTCCGCGTGCCATTCTACCCCATCACGCCCATCGTGTTCGTGTTGGGCGCGTTGGCGGTTCTTCTGGGAAGCCTGGGCGACGCCGACGAGAACGCGTTGTTTTCGTTGCTATTGGTGTCCGTGGGGATTCCCATCTATTTCGTTTGGAGCAAAGTGTCGGCGCGCAGGTTGAGCAGTTTGAATCCGAACCAACCCCAATAG
- a CDS encoding nuclear transport factor 2 family protein, with amino-acid sequence MFTRMTTTGDILRIYEQWHATVKAKDLEGTLALYAEDAILETPLVLAVFPDRASGVLQGKHEIWPFFEAGIRMFPNKAPWYRTGTFFSNGQQLTWEYPRETPQGDQVDLIEMMDIAEGLIAHHRVYWGWFGFKLLNLRADTLLQTK; translated from the coding sequence ATGTTCACGCGGATGACCACCACCGGCGACATTCTCCGAATTTACGAACAGTGGCACGCCACCGTGAAGGCAAAGGACCTCGAGGGCACCCTCGCCCTTTATGCCGAGGACGCTATCCTCGAGACGCCGTTGGTCCTTGCGGTATTTCCGGACCGAGCGAGCGGCGTCCTGCAGGGCAAACACGAGATTTGGCCCTTCTTCGAAGCGGGCATCCGCATGTTTCCGAACAAGGCCCCGTGGTACCGAACGGGGACCTTCTTCTCGAATGGGCAACAATTGACCTGGGAGTACCCCCGCGAGACCCCGCAGGGCGATCAGGTCGACCTCATCGAAATGATGGATATCGCGGAGGGCCTCATCGCCCACCACCGGGTCTATTGGGGTTGGTTCGGATTCAAACTGCTCAACCTGCGCGCCGACACTTTGCTCCAAACGAAATAG
- a CDS encoding peptidase M1, with amino-acid sequence MRWYVLACLAFSAAGCDVGAPEVEGESSRAALDDAAPVENWDYDLRETSLSLDVSNLTATAIIEIGPNLRGSASFEIGDLEIRSVRGRRGPLAYVAEGKKLHVKVPRSSLPASFEVAYAFKPHTQFDGWDPGTGLTFLWPYFCGNLFPCKSSPADGVEFRMKVTGAPEGKKVIYPSHIPNDAPSYMPAVAVGDFTEVDLGRTLFGTQVKAWHLPGQEAVTAQGTAHLRGVFEFYEKTYGRYTFGNVVGSVSANWGPGAYGGMEHHPYWHVASGSFDSEEVHAHEAAHGWFGNGVRVACWEDFVLSEGSATYLAGHALKKQGVDIWPKYDCRLKALCDADQAHSPNAVALPDNTCNQIDIFTHPIWSGIPYYKGAHFYRKVAELIGEEQLDRALAEFYGRYHNRDARMQDLLRVIERYAGAKAGDVEALATGWLRSLECPADWETLCPSGP; translated from the coding sequence ATGCGATGGTACGTTCTTGCGTGTTTGGCTTTTTCTGCTGCGGGGTGTGACGTAGGCGCGCCCGAGGTCGAAGGTGAATCGAGCCGCGCTGCACTCGATGACGCGGCCCCGGTGGAGAATTGGGACTACGATCTGCGCGAGACCAGTCTCTCGCTGGACGTGTCCAATTTGACGGCGACCGCCATCATCGAGATTGGACCGAACCTTCGCGGAAGCGCGTCCTTCGAGATTGGCGATCTGGAGATTCGGAGCGTGCGCGGTCGCCGCGGCCCGCTGGCCTACGTGGCCGAGGGCAAGAAGTTGCATGTGAAGGTTCCGCGTTCGTCGCTCCCGGCGTCTTTCGAAGTGGCGTATGCCTTCAAGCCGCACACCCAATTCGATGGATGGGATCCCGGCACGGGGCTGACGTTCCTCTGGCCGTACTTCTGCGGAAACCTTTTCCCGTGCAAATCGTCGCCGGCGGACGGGGTCGAGTTCCGGATGAAGGTGACGGGGGCGCCCGAGGGCAAGAAGGTGATTTATCCCTCGCACATTCCGAACGATGCACCATCGTACATGCCGGCGGTGGCCGTCGGCGATTTCACCGAGGTGGATCTCGGGCGCACGCTGTTCGGGACGCAGGTGAAGGCGTGGCACCTGCCCGGTCAGGAAGCGGTGACGGCGCAGGGCACGGCGCACCTGCGTGGGGTCTTCGAGTTCTACGAAAAGACGTATGGGCGCTACACGTTCGGCAACGTGGTGGGAAGCGTATCGGCCAATTGGGGACCGGGCGCGTACGGCGGAATGGAGCACCATCCGTATTGGCACGTGGCCAGTGGGTCGTTCGACTCCGAAGAGGTGCACGCCCACGAGGCGGCCCACGGATGGTTCGGCAATGGCGTGCGCGTGGCGTGCTGGGAGGACTTCGTTCTCTCGGAGGGCTCCGCCACGTATTTGGCTGGGCATGCCTTGAAGAAGCAGGGCGTCGATATTTGGCCGAAGTACGATTGCCGATTGAAGGCACTGTGCGACGCAGACCAGGCGCATTCACCCAACGCGGTGGCGCTGCCGGACAATACGTGCAACCAAATCGACATTTTCACGCACCCGATTTGGTCCGGGATCCCCTACTACAAGGGCGCGCATTTCTACCGCAAGGTGGCCGAGTTGATCGGCGAGGAGCAGCTCGATCGCGCGTTGGCCGAGTTTTATGGCCGCTACCACAATCGCGATGCGCGCATGCAGGACTTGCTTCGCGTGATCGAGCGGTACGCGGGCGCGAAGGCAGGGGACGTCGAAGCGCTCGCCACCGGCTGGCTGCGTTCCTTGGAGTGCCCTGCGGATTGGGAGACGCTCTGCCCGAGCGGACCCTAA
- a CDS encoding alpha/beta hydrolase has product MFERFDSFHVNTGDAQIAGRISRSRNGPPLLLLHGHPQTHLIWHPIADRLAEHYTVIATDLRGYGASSKPQGLPDHSNYSKRAMADDQIAVMRSLGFDRFFLCAHDRGARVGHRLCADHGAHVDKAMFLDIAPTLAMYERTDRIFASYYFHWFLLIQPPPFPETLVGAAPDAYVEKVMTSPPAGLTIFAPEALQAYKAAIAQPGAVHAMCEDYRASATIDLDHDKADRDAGRKLACPLRVLWGQYGLIEHCYDALALWREVADNVSGRVVPSGHYIPEEVPDLLYDEMRAFLS; this is encoded by the coding sequence GTGTTCGAGCGATTCGACTCCTTCCACGTCAACACGGGCGACGCCCAGATCGCCGGCCGCATCAGCCGCTCCCGAAACGGCCCTCCGCTGCTGCTCCTGCACGGCCACCCGCAGACCCATCTCATCTGGCACCCGATTGCGGACCGCCTCGCGGAGCACTACACGGTCATCGCCACCGATCTACGCGGCTACGGCGCCTCGAGCAAACCTCAGGGTCTGCCCGATCATTCGAACTACAGCAAACGCGCCATGGCCGACGACCAAATCGCCGTCATGCGCTCGCTCGGCTTCGATCGCTTCTTCCTCTGCGCCCACGACCGCGGTGCACGCGTGGGGCACCGCCTCTGCGCCGATCACGGGGCCCATGTCGACAAGGCCATGTTCCTCGACATCGCCCCCACGTTGGCCATGTACGAGCGCACGGACCGCATATTCGCTTCGTACTACTTTCATTGGTTCCTTTTGATCCAGCCGCCACCTTTTCCCGAGACACTCGTCGGCGCGGCCCCCGACGCCTACGTCGAAAAGGTCATGACCAGCCCCCCCGCCGGACTCACCATCTTCGCACCCGAGGCGCTGCAAGCCTACAAAGCGGCCATCGCCCAACCCGGCGCCGTCCATGCCATGTGCGAAGATTACCGGGCGTCGGCCACCATCGATCTGGACCACGACAAGGCCGATCGCGATGCCGGGCGCAAGCTCGCGTGCCCGCTTCGCGTGCTCTGGGGCCAATATGGCCTCATCGAACATTGTTACGACGCGCTGGCACTGTGGCGCGAGGTCGCCGACAACGTCAGCGGCAGGGTGGTCCCCTCGGGGCATTACATCCCCGAGGAAGTACCGGACTTGCTCTACGACGAAATGCGCGCGTTTCTGAGTTAG
- a CDS encoding EamA family transporter codes for MNWLGYALLSAVFAALTAILAKMGVQGVPSNLATAIRTAVILVFAWGIALATGEARAVGSIKLRALTFLVLSGLATGLSWLAYFRALQLGPASRVAPVDKLSLALTIVLSVVVLKEQLTWKLGLGVGLITAGVLVTIQK; via the coding sequence ATGAACTGGCTGGGCTACGCTCTTCTCTCCGCGGTATTTGCTGCGCTGACGGCTATTTTGGCCAAGATGGGCGTGCAGGGCGTGCCCTCGAATCTGGCCACGGCGATTCGCACGGCCGTGATTCTGGTGTTCGCGTGGGGCATCGCGCTGGCCACGGGTGAGGCGCGGGCGGTGGGAAGCATCAAGCTGCGGGCGCTGACCTTTCTCGTGTTGTCCGGGCTGGCCACGGGGCTTTCGTGGTTAGCCTATTTTCGAGCGTTGCAGCTCGGGCCCGCGTCGCGCGTGGCGCCGGTGGACAAATTGAGCTTGGCACTCACCATCGTACTTTCGGTGGTGGTGTTGAAGGAGCAGCTCACGTGGAAGCTCGGTCTGGGGGTGGGGCTGATCACCGCGGGGGTGCTCGTTACGATTCAGAAGTGA